A region of Aquila chrysaetos chrysaetos chromosome 13, bAquChr1.4, whole genome shotgun sequence DNA encodes the following proteins:
- the FGFR1 gene encoding fibroblast growth factor receptor 1 isoform X1: MFTWRCLILWAVLVTAALSAARPAPTLPDQVLPKAKIEVESYSAHPGDLLQLRCRLRDDVQSINWVRDGVQLAENNRTRITGEEVEVRDAVPEDSGLYACMTNSPSGSETTYFSVNVSDALPSAEDDDDEDDSSSEEKEADNTKPNQAIAPYWTYPEKMEKKLHAVPAAKTVKFKCPSSGTPNPTLRWLKNGKEFKPDHRIGGYKVRYATWSIIMDSVVPSDKGNYTCIVENKYGSINHTYQLDVVERSPHRPILQAGLPANKTVALGSNVEFVCKVYSDPQPHIQWLKHIEVNGSKIGPDNLPYVQILKHSGINSSDAEVLTLYNVTEAESGEYVCKVSNYIGEANQSAWLTVTRPLAKAIEDTPAMMTSPLYLEIIIYCTGAFLISCMVVTVIIYKMKSTTKKTDFNSQLAVHKLAKSIPLRRQVTVSADSSSSMNSGVMLVRPSRLSSSGTPMLAGVSEYELPEDPRWELPRDRLILGKPLGEGCFGQVVLAEAIGLDKDKPNRVTKVAVKMLKSDATEKDLSDLISEMEMMKMIGKHKNIINLLGACTQDGPLYVIVEYASKGNLREYLQARRPPGMEYCYNPTRVPEEQLSFKDLVSCAYQVARGMEYLASKKCIHRDLAARNVLVTEDNVMKIADFGLARDIHHIDYYKKTTNGRLPVKWMAPEALFDRIYTHQSDVWSFGVLLWEIFTLGGSPYPGVPVEELFKLLKEGHRMDKPSNCTNELYMMMRDCWHAVPSQRPTFKQLVEDLDRIVAMTSNQEYLDLSMPLDQYSPGFPDTRSSTCSSGEDSVFSHDPLPDEPCLPKFPPQHTNGGLKRH, translated from the exons ATGTTTACCTGGCGGTGCCTCATCCTTTGGGCTGTGCTGGTCACAGCCGCGCTCTCAGCTGCCAGACCGGCCCCTACCCTGCCCGACCAag TTCTGCCCAAAGCAAAAATCGAAGTGGAGTCCTACTCGGCCCACCCCGGTGACCTCCTCCAGCTGCGCTGCCGGCTGAGGGATGACGTCCAGAGCATCAACTGGGTGCGCGACGGCGTCCAGCTGGCCGAGAACAACCGGACGCGCATTAccggggaggaggtagaggtCAGGGACGCGGTGCCCGAGGACTCGGGGCTCTATGCCTGCATGACCAACAGCCCCTCGGGAAGCGAGACCACCTACTTCTCCGTGAACGTCTCAG ACGCGCTCCCCTCCGCGGAGGATGATGACGACGAAGACGATTCCTCTTCGGAGGAGAAGGAGGCAGATAACACCAAGCCGAACC agGCCATCGCTCCCTACTGGACCTATCCCGAGAAGATGGAGAAGAAGCTCCATGCCGTCCCTGCCGCCAAAACGGTGAAATTCAAGTGTCCGTCAAGTGGGACGCCCAACCCCACGCTGCGCTGGCTGAAGAACGGCAAGGAGTTCAAACCCGACCACCGCATCGGGGGGTACAAG GTCCGCTACGCAACCTGGAGCATCATCATGGATTCGGTGGTGCCGTCCGATAAGGGCAACTACACGTGCATCGTGGAGAACAAATACGGGAGCATCAACCACACCTACCAGCTGGATGTCGTGG AGCGGTCCCCGCACCGGCCCatcctgcaggcagggctgcctgctaACAAGACCGTAGCCCTGGGCAGCAACGTGGAGTTCGTCTGCAAAGTCTACAGCGATCCCCAGCCCCACATCCAGTGGCTGAAGCACATCGAGGTGAACGGCAGCAAGATCGGCCCCGACAACCTGCCCTACGTGCAGATCCTGAAG CACTCGGGGATTAATAGCTCTGATGCGGAGGTGCTGACCCTGTATAATGTGACAGAGGCGGAGAGCGGGGAGTATGTTTGTAAGGTTTCCAATTATATTGGCGAGGCCAACCAGTCTGCGTGGCTCACTGTCACCAGACCTCTGGCAAAAG CTATTGAAGACACCCCGGCCATGATGACGTCCCCCCTCTACCTGGAGATCATCATTTACTGCACCGGGGCCTTCCTCATCTCCTGCATGGTGGTGACCGTCATCATCTACAAGATGAAGAGCACCACCAAGAAGACGGACTTCAACAGCCAGCTGGCCGTGCACAAGCTGGCCAAAAGCATTCCCCTGCGCAGACAGGTAACA GTGTCGGCCGACTCCAGCTCCTCCATGAACTCGGGCGTGATGCTGGTCCGGCCCTCGCGGCTCTCCTCCAGCGGCACCCCCATGCTGGCCGGCGTCTCTGAGTACGAGCTCCCCGAGGACCCGCGCTGGGAATTACCCCGGGACAG GCTGATTCTGGGCAAACCGCTGGGAGAAGGGTGCTTCGGGCAGGTGGTGCTGGCAGAAGCCATCGGCCTCGACAAGGACAAGCCAAACCGTGTGACCAAGGTGGCGGTGAAGATGCTCAAGT CCGACGCCACGGAGAAGGACTTGTCCGACCTCATCTCTGAAATGGAGATGATGAAGATGATCGGCAAGCACAAGAACATCATCAACCTGCTGGGAGCCTGCACGCAGGACG GACCCCTCTACGTGATCGTGGAGTACGCCAGCAAGGGCAACCTGCGGGAGTACCTGCAAGCCCGGCGGCCCCCCGGCATGGAGTACTGCTACAACCCTACCCGCGTCCCCGAGGAGCAGCTCTCCTTCAAGGACTTGGTCTCCTGCGCCTACCAGGTGGCCCGAGGCATGGAGTACCTGGCCTCCAAGAAG TGCATCCACAGGGACCTGGCAGCCAGGAACGTCCTGGTGACCGAGGACAACGTGATGAAGATTGCCGACTTCGGTCTGGCCCGTGACATCCACCACATAGATTACTACAAGAAGACGACAAAC GGTCGTCTGCCGGTGAAGTGGATGGCCCCAGAGGCTCTGTTCGACCGAATATACACTCACCAGAGCGACGT GTGGTCCTTCGGCGTGCTGCTGTGGGAGATCTTCACGCTGGGCGGCTCGCCCTACCCCGGCGTGCCGGTCGAGGAGCTCTTCAAGCTGCTGAAGGAAGGTCACAGGATGGACAAGCCTAGCAACTGCACCAACGAGCT GTACATGATGATGCGGGATTGCTGGCACGCCGTCCCCTCCCAGAGACCCACCTTCAAGCAGCTGGTGGAAGACCTGGATAGGATCGTGGCCATGACCTCCAACCAG GAGTACCTGGACCTCTCCATGCCGCTGGATCAGTATTCTCCCGGCTTCCCGGACACCCGCAGCTCCACCTGCTCCTCGGGAGAGGACTCTGTTTTTTCTCACGACCCTCTTCCAGACGAGCCGTGTCTTCCCAAGTTCCCCCCTCAGCACACCAACGGTGGACTGAAGCGACACTGA
- the FGFR1 gene encoding fibroblast growth factor receptor 1 isoform X6, whose translation MFTWRCLILWAVLVTAALSAARPAPTLPDQDALPSAEDDDDEDDSSSEEKEADNTKPNQAIAPYWTYPEKMEKKLHAVPAAKTVKFKCPSSGTPNPTLRWLKNGKEFKPDHRIGGYKVRYATWSIIMDSVVPSDKGNYTCIVENKYGSINHTYQLDVVERSPHRPILQAGLPANKTVALGSNVEFVCKVYSDPQPHIQWLKHIEVNGSKIGPDNLPYVQILKTAGVNTTDKEMEVLHLRNVSFEDAGEYTCLAGNSIGISHHSAWLTVLEAIEDTPAMMTSPLYLEIIIYCTGAFLISCMVVTVIIYKMKSTTKKTDFNSQLAVHKLAKSIPLRRQVSADSSSSMNSGVMLVRPSRLSSSGTPMLAGVSEYELPEDPRWELPRDRLILGKPLGEGCFGQVVLAEAIGLDKDKPNRVTKVAVKMLKSDATEKDLSDLISEMEMMKMIGKHKNIINLLGACTQDGPLYVIVEYASKGNLREYLQARRPPGMEYCYNPTRVPEEQLSFKDLVSCAYQVARGMEYLASKKCIHRDLAARNVLVTEDNVMKIADFGLARDIHHIDYYKKTTNGRLPVKWMAPEALFDRIYTHQSDVWSFGVLLWEIFTLGGSPYPGVPVEELFKLLKEGHRMDKPSNCTNELYMMMRDCWHAVPSQRPTFKQLVEDLDRIVAMTSNQEYLDLSMPLDQYSPGFPDTRSSTCSSGEDSVFSHDPLPDEPCLPKFPPQHTNGGLKRH comes from the exons ATGTTTACCTGGCGGTGCCTCATCCTTTGGGCTGTGCTGGTCACAGCCGCGCTCTCAGCTGCCAGACCGGCCCCTACCCTGCCCGACCAag ACGCGCTCCCCTCCGCGGAGGATGATGACGACGAAGACGATTCCTCTTCGGAGGAGAAGGAGGCAGATAACACCAAGCCGAACC agGCCATCGCTCCCTACTGGACCTATCCCGAGAAGATGGAGAAGAAGCTCCATGCCGTCCCTGCCGCCAAAACGGTGAAATTCAAGTGTCCGTCAAGTGGGACGCCCAACCCCACGCTGCGCTGGCTGAAGAACGGCAAGGAGTTCAAACCCGACCACCGCATCGGGGGGTACAAG GTCCGCTACGCAACCTGGAGCATCATCATGGATTCGGTGGTGCCGTCCGATAAGGGCAACTACACGTGCATCGTGGAGAACAAATACGGGAGCATCAACCACACCTACCAGCTGGATGTCGTGG AGCGGTCCCCGCACCGGCCCatcctgcaggcagggctgcctgctaACAAGACCGTAGCCCTGGGCAGCAACGTGGAGTTCGTCTGCAAAGTCTACAGCGATCCCCAGCCCCACATCCAGTGGCTGAAGCACATCGAGGTGAACGGCAGCAAGATCGGCCCCGACAACCTGCCCTACGTGCAGATCCTGAAG aCGGCTGGCGTTAACACAACAGACAAAGAAATGGAAGTCCTTCACTTAAGGAATGTCTCATTTGAGGATGCTGGGGAGTATACATGTTTGGCGGGTAATTCTATTGGGATCTCCCATCACTCTGCATGGTTGACAGTTCTCGAAG CTATTGAAGACACCCCGGCCATGATGACGTCCCCCCTCTACCTGGAGATCATCATTTACTGCACCGGGGCCTTCCTCATCTCCTGCATGGTGGTGACCGTCATCATCTACAAGATGAAGAGCACCACCAAGAAGACGGACTTCAACAGCCAGCTGGCCGTGCACAAGCTGGCCAAAAGCATTCCCCTGCGCAGACAG GTGTCGGCCGACTCCAGCTCCTCCATGAACTCGGGCGTGATGCTGGTCCGGCCCTCGCGGCTCTCCTCCAGCGGCACCCCCATGCTGGCCGGCGTCTCTGAGTACGAGCTCCCCGAGGACCCGCGCTGGGAATTACCCCGGGACAG GCTGATTCTGGGCAAACCGCTGGGAGAAGGGTGCTTCGGGCAGGTGGTGCTGGCAGAAGCCATCGGCCTCGACAAGGACAAGCCAAACCGTGTGACCAAGGTGGCGGTGAAGATGCTCAAGT CCGACGCCACGGAGAAGGACTTGTCCGACCTCATCTCTGAAATGGAGATGATGAAGATGATCGGCAAGCACAAGAACATCATCAACCTGCTGGGAGCCTGCACGCAGGACG GACCCCTCTACGTGATCGTGGAGTACGCCAGCAAGGGCAACCTGCGGGAGTACCTGCAAGCCCGGCGGCCCCCCGGCATGGAGTACTGCTACAACCCTACCCGCGTCCCCGAGGAGCAGCTCTCCTTCAAGGACTTGGTCTCCTGCGCCTACCAGGTGGCCCGAGGCATGGAGTACCTGGCCTCCAAGAAG TGCATCCACAGGGACCTGGCAGCCAGGAACGTCCTGGTGACCGAGGACAACGTGATGAAGATTGCCGACTTCGGTCTGGCCCGTGACATCCACCACATAGATTACTACAAGAAGACGACAAAC GGTCGTCTGCCGGTGAAGTGGATGGCCCCAGAGGCTCTGTTCGACCGAATATACACTCACCAGAGCGACGT GTGGTCCTTCGGCGTGCTGCTGTGGGAGATCTTCACGCTGGGCGGCTCGCCCTACCCCGGCGTGCCGGTCGAGGAGCTCTTCAAGCTGCTGAAGGAAGGTCACAGGATGGACAAGCCTAGCAACTGCACCAACGAGCT GTACATGATGATGCGGGATTGCTGGCACGCCGTCCCCTCCCAGAGACCCACCTTCAAGCAGCTGGTGGAAGACCTGGATAGGATCGTGGCCATGACCTCCAACCAG GAGTACCTGGACCTCTCCATGCCGCTGGATCAGTATTCTCCCGGCTTCCCGGACACCCGCAGCTCCACCTGCTCCTCGGGAGAGGACTCTGTTTTTTCTCACGACCCTCTTCCAGACGAGCCGTGTCTTCCCAAGTTCCCCCCTCAGCACACCAACGGTGGACTGAAGCGACACTGA
- the FGFR1 gene encoding fibroblast growth factor receptor 1 isoform X5, translated as MFTWRCLILWAVLVTAALSAARPAPTLPDQDALPSAEDDDDEDDSSSEEKEADNTKPNQAIAPYWTYPEKMEKKLHAVPAAKTVKFKCPSSGTPNPTLRWLKNGKEFKPDHRIGGYKVRYATWSIIMDSVVPSDKGNYTCIVENKYGSINHTYQLDVVERSPHRPILQAGLPANKTVALGSNVEFVCKVYSDPQPHIQWLKHIEVNGSKIGPDNLPYVQILKHSGINSSDAEVLTLYNVTEAESGEYVCKVSNYIGEANQSAWLTVTRPLAKAIEDTPAMMTSPLYLEIIIYCTGAFLISCMVVTVIIYKMKSTTKKTDFNSQLAVHKLAKSIPLRRQVTVSADSSSSMNSGVMLVRPSRLSSSGTPMLAGVSEYELPEDPRWELPRDRLILGKPLGEGCFGQVVLAEAIGLDKDKPNRVTKVAVKMLKSDATEKDLSDLISEMEMMKMIGKHKNIINLLGACTQDGPLYVIVEYASKGNLREYLQARRPPGMEYCYNPTRVPEEQLSFKDLVSCAYQVARGMEYLASKKCIHRDLAARNVLVTEDNVMKIADFGLARDIHHIDYYKKTTNGRLPVKWMAPEALFDRIYTHQSDVWSFGVLLWEIFTLGGSPYPGVPVEELFKLLKEGHRMDKPSNCTNELYMMMRDCWHAVPSQRPTFKQLVEDLDRIVAMTSNQEYLDLSMPLDQYSPGFPDTRSSTCSSGEDSVFSHDPLPDEPCLPKFPPQHTNGGLKRH; from the exons ATGTTTACCTGGCGGTGCCTCATCCTTTGGGCTGTGCTGGTCACAGCCGCGCTCTCAGCTGCCAGACCGGCCCCTACCCTGCCCGACCAag ACGCGCTCCCCTCCGCGGAGGATGATGACGACGAAGACGATTCCTCTTCGGAGGAGAAGGAGGCAGATAACACCAAGCCGAACC agGCCATCGCTCCCTACTGGACCTATCCCGAGAAGATGGAGAAGAAGCTCCATGCCGTCCCTGCCGCCAAAACGGTGAAATTCAAGTGTCCGTCAAGTGGGACGCCCAACCCCACGCTGCGCTGGCTGAAGAACGGCAAGGAGTTCAAACCCGACCACCGCATCGGGGGGTACAAG GTCCGCTACGCAACCTGGAGCATCATCATGGATTCGGTGGTGCCGTCCGATAAGGGCAACTACACGTGCATCGTGGAGAACAAATACGGGAGCATCAACCACACCTACCAGCTGGATGTCGTGG AGCGGTCCCCGCACCGGCCCatcctgcaggcagggctgcctgctaACAAGACCGTAGCCCTGGGCAGCAACGTGGAGTTCGTCTGCAAAGTCTACAGCGATCCCCAGCCCCACATCCAGTGGCTGAAGCACATCGAGGTGAACGGCAGCAAGATCGGCCCCGACAACCTGCCCTACGTGCAGATCCTGAAG CACTCGGGGATTAATAGCTCTGATGCGGAGGTGCTGACCCTGTATAATGTGACAGAGGCGGAGAGCGGGGAGTATGTTTGTAAGGTTTCCAATTATATTGGCGAGGCCAACCAGTCTGCGTGGCTCACTGTCACCAGACCTCTGGCAAAAG CTATTGAAGACACCCCGGCCATGATGACGTCCCCCCTCTACCTGGAGATCATCATTTACTGCACCGGGGCCTTCCTCATCTCCTGCATGGTGGTGACCGTCATCATCTACAAGATGAAGAGCACCACCAAGAAGACGGACTTCAACAGCCAGCTGGCCGTGCACAAGCTGGCCAAAAGCATTCCCCTGCGCAGACAGGTAACA GTGTCGGCCGACTCCAGCTCCTCCATGAACTCGGGCGTGATGCTGGTCCGGCCCTCGCGGCTCTCCTCCAGCGGCACCCCCATGCTGGCCGGCGTCTCTGAGTACGAGCTCCCCGAGGACCCGCGCTGGGAATTACCCCGGGACAG GCTGATTCTGGGCAAACCGCTGGGAGAAGGGTGCTTCGGGCAGGTGGTGCTGGCAGAAGCCATCGGCCTCGACAAGGACAAGCCAAACCGTGTGACCAAGGTGGCGGTGAAGATGCTCAAGT CCGACGCCACGGAGAAGGACTTGTCCGACCTCATCTCTGAAATGGAGATGATGAAGATGATCGGCAAGCACAAGAACATCATCAACCTGCTGGGAGCCTGCACGCAGGACG GACCCCTCTACGTGATCGTGGAGTACGCCAGCAAGGGCAACCTGCGGGAGTACCTGCAAGCCCGGCGGCCCCCCGGCATGGAGTACTGCTACAACCCTACCCGCGTCCCCGAGGAGCAGCTCTCCTTCAAGGACTTGGTCTCCTGCGCCTACCAGGTGGCCCGAGGCATGGAGTACCTGGCCTCCAAGAAG TGCATCCACAGGGACCTGGCAGCCAGGAACGTCCTGGTGACCGAGGACAACGTGATGAAGATTGCCGACTTCGGTCTGGCCCGTGACATCCACCACATAGATTACTACAAGAAGACGACAAAC GGTCGTCTGCCGGTGAAGTGGATGGCCCCAGAGGCTCTGTTCGACCGAATATACACTCACCAGAGCGACGT GTGGTCCTTCGGCGTGCTGCTGTGGGAGATCTTCACGCTGGGCGGCTCGCCCTACCCCGGCGTGCCGGTCGAGGAGCTCTTCAAGCTGCTGAAGGAAGGTCACAGGATGGACAAGCCTAGCAACTGCACCAACGAGCT GTACATGATGATGCGGGATTGCTGGCACGCCGTCCCCTCCCAGAGACCCACCTTCAAGCAGCTGGTGGAAGACCTGGATAGGATCGTGGCCATGACCTCCAACCAG GAGTACCTGGACCTCTCCATGCCGCTGGATCAGTATTCTCCCGGCTTCCCGGACACCCGCAGCTCCACCTGCTCCTCGGGAGAGGACTCTGTTTTTTCTCACGACCCTCTTCCAGACGAGCCGTGTCTTCCCAAGTTCCCCCCTCAGCACACCAACGGTGGACTGAAGCGACACTGA
- the FGFR1 gene encoding fibroblast growth factor receptor 1 isoform X3, translating into MFTWRCLILWAVLVTAALSAARPAPTLPDQVLPKAKIEVESYSAHPGDLLQLRCRLRDDVQSINWVRDGVQLAENNRTRITGEEVEVRDAVPEDSGLYACMTNSPSGSETTYFSVNVSDALPSAEDDDDEDDSSSEEKEADNTKPNQAIAPYWTYPEKMEKKLHAVPAAKTVKFKCPSSGTPNPTLRWLKNGKEFKPDHRIGGYKVRYATWSIIMDSVVPSDKGNYTCIVENKYGSINHTYQLDVVERSPHRPILQAGLPANKTVALGSNVEFVCKVYSDPQPHIQWLKHIEVNGSKIGPDNLPYVQILKTAGVNTTDKEMEVLHLRNVSFEDAGEYTCLAGNSIGISHHSAWLTVLEAIEDTPAMMTSPLYLEIIIYCTGAFLISCMVVTVIIYKMKSTTKKTDFNSQLAVHKLAKSIPLRRQVTVSADSSSSMNSGVMLVRPSRLSSSGTPMLAGVSEYELPEDPRWELPRDRLILGKPLGEGCFGQVVLAEAIGLDKDKPNRVTKVAVKMLKSDATEKDLSDLISEMEMMKMIGKHKNIINLLGACTQDGPLYVIVEYASKGNLREYLQARRPPGMEYCYNPTRVPEEQLSFKDLVSCAYQVARGMEYLASKKCIHRDLAARNVLVTEDNVMKIADFGLARDIHHIDYYKKTTNGRLPVKWMAPEALFDRIYTHQSDVWSFGVLLWEIFTLGGSPYPGVPVEELFKLLKEGHRMDKPSNCTNELYMMMRDCWHAVPSQRPTFKQLVEDLDRIVAMTSNQEYLDLSMPLDQYSPGFPDTRSSTCSSGEDSVFSHDPLPDEPCLPKFPPQHTNGGLKRH; encoded by the exons ATGTTTACCTGGCGGTGCCTCATCCTTTGGGCTGTGCTGGTCACAGCCGCGCTCTCAGCTGCCAGACCGGCCCCTACCCTGCCCGACCAag TTCTGCCCAAAGCAAAAATCGAAGTGGAGTCCTACTCGGCCCACCCCGGTGACCTCCTCCAGCTGCGCTGCCGGCTGAGGGATGACGTCCAGAGCATCAACTGGGTGCGCGACGGCGTCCAGCTGGCCGAGAACAACCGGACGCGCATTAccggggaggaggtagaggtCAGGGACGCGGTGCCCGAGGACTCGGGGCTCTATGCCTGCATGACCAACAGCCCCTCGGGAAGCGAGACCACCTACTTCTCCGTGAACGTCTCAG ACGCGCTCCCCTCCGCGGAGGATGATGACGACGAAGACGATTCCTCTTCGGAGGAGAAGGAGGCAGATAACACCAAGCCGAACC agGCCATCGCTCCCTACTGGACCTATCCCGAGAAGATGGAGAAGAAGCTCCATGCCGTCCCTGCCGCCAAAACGGTGAAATTCAAGTGTCCGTCAAGTGGGACGCCCAACCCCACGCTGCGCTGGCTGAAGAACGGCAAGGAGTTCAAACCCGACCACCGCATCGGGGGGTACAAG GTCCGCTACGCAACCTGGAGCATCATCATGGATTCGGTGGTGCCGTCCGATAAGGGCAACTACACGTGCATCGTGGAGAACAAATACGGGAGCATCAACCACACCTACCAGCTGGATGTCGTGG AGCGGTCCCCGCACCGGCCCatcctgcaggcagggctgcctgctaACAAGACCGTAGCCCTGGGCAGCAACGTGGAGTTCGTCTGCAAAGTCTACAGCGATCCCCAGCCCCACATCCAGTGGCTGAAGCACATCGAGGTGAACGGCAGCAAGATCGGCCCCGACAACCTGCCCTACGTGCAGATCCTGAAG aCGGCTGGCGTTAACACAACAGACAAAGAAATGGAAGTCCTTCACTTAAGGAATGTCTCATTTGAGGATGCTGGGGAGTATACATGTTTGGCGGGTAATTCTATTGGGATCTCCCATCACTCTGCATGGTTGACAGTTCTCGAAG CTATTGAAGACACCCCGGCCATGATGACGTCCCCCCTCTACCTGGAGATCATCATTTACTGCACCGGGGCCTTCCTCATCTCCTGCATGGTGGTGACCGTCATCATCTACAAGATGAAGAGCACCACCAAGAAGACGGACTTCAACAGCCAGCTGGCCGTGCACAAGCTGGCCAAAAGCATTCCCCTGCGCAGACAGGTAACA GTGTCGGCCGACTCCAGCTCCTCCATGAACTCGGGCGTGATGCTGGTCCGGCCCTCGCGGCTCTCCTCCAGCGGCACCCCCATGCTGGCCGGCGTCTCTGAGTACGAGCTCCCCGAGGACCCGCGCTGGGAATTACCCCGGGACAG GCTGATTCTGGGCAAACCGCTGGGAGAAGGGTGCTTCGGGCAGGTGGTGCTGGCAGAAGCCATCGGCCTCGACAAGGACAAGCCAAACCGTGTGACCAAGGTGGCGGTGAAGATGCTCAAGT CCGACGCCACGGAGAAGGACTTGTCCGACCTCATCTCTGAAATGGAGATGATGAAGATGATCGGCAAGCACAAGAACATCATCAACCTGCTGGGAGCCTGCACGCAGGACG GACCCCTCTACGTGATCGTGGAGTACGCCAGCAAGGGCAACCTGCGGGAGTACCTGCAAGCCCGGCGGCCCCCCGGCATGGAGTACTGCTACAACCCTACCCGCGTCCCCGAGGAGCAGCTCTCCTTCAAGGACTTGGTCTCCTGCGCCTACCAGGTGGCCCGAGGCATGGAGTACCTGGCCTCCAAGAAG TGCATCCACAGGGACCTGGCAGCCAGGAACGTCCTGGTGACCGAGGACAACGTGATGAAGATTGCCGACTTCGGTCTGGCCCGTGACATCCACCACATAGATTACTACAAGAAGACGACAAAC GGTCGTCTGCCGGTGAAGTGGATGGCCCCAGAGGCTCTGTTCGACCGAATATACACTCACCAGAGCGACGT GTGGTCCTTCGGCGTGCTGCTGTGGGAGATCTTCACGCTGGGCGGCTCGCCCTACCCCGGCGTGCCGGTCGAGGAGCTCTTCAAGCTGCTGAAGGAAGGTCACAGGATGGACAAGCCTAGCAACTGCACCAACGAGCT GTACATGATGATGCGGGATTGCTGGCACGCCGTCCCCTCCCAGAGACCCACCTTCAAGCAGCTGGTGGAAGACCTGGATAGGATCGTGGCCATGACCTCCAACCAG GAGTACCTGGACCTCTCCATGCCGCTGGATCAGTATTCTCCCGGCTTCCCGGACACCCGCAGCTCCACCTGCTCCTCGGGAGAGGACTCTGTTTTTTCTCACGACCCTCTTCCAGACGAGCCGTGTCTTCCCAAGTTCCCCCCTCAGCACACCAACGGTGGACTGAAGCGACACTGA